One window of Papaver somniferum cultivar HN1 chromosome 9, ASM357369v1, whole genome shotgun sequence genomic DNA carries:
- the LOC113311125 gene encoding ACT domain-containing protein ACR9-like, translating to MGLPNDDVVLIEKGKKPGETCVITINCPDKTGLGCDLCRIILEFGLYITKGDVSTDGRWCYIVLWVIPDSTMTDERWASLEERLLSVCPSCLASFYYIQQSSCSTPTPVYLLKFCCLDRKGLLHDVTHVLFDLELTIQRVKVMTTPDDKVMDLFFITDTLELLHTKKRRDETCERLDAVLGDSCISCELQLAGPEYEALQNGASALTAAESEELFSCELSEMETHAVSPDLTKLKQATVKIDNSLSPGHTLFQIRCVDQKGLLYDIMRTSKDCDVQISYGRYSSSVKGYRDIDLFTVHKDGGKIKDPEKQNALCARLKVEMLHPLRVIITNRGPDTELLVANPVETSGKGRPRVFYDVTIALKLLGICIFSAEIWRHSTSDRQWEVYRFLLDDSCEFPLASSGAKNQIVDRVRRTLMGW from the exons ATGGGTTTACCAAATGATGATGTGGTTTTAATAGAGAAAGGAAAAAAACCAGGAGAAACATGTGTCATTACTATTAATTGTCCAGACAAAACTGGTTTGGGTTGTGATCTTTGTCGAATTATACTTGAATTCGGTCTTTACATCACCAAAGGAG ATGTATCGACAGATGGGAGATGGTGTTACATAGTTTTATGGGTAATACCTGATTCTACTATGACTGATGAAAGATGGGCAAGTTTAGAAGAACGACTTCTATCCGTGTGTCCGTCTTGTTTGGCTTCATTCTATTACATTCAACAATCGAGTTGTTCTACACCAACACCAGTTTACCTTTTGAAGTTCTGTTGTCTTGACCGCAAGGGGTTGTTACATG atgttacgcatgtgttgTTTGACCTCGAGCTCACGATTcagagagtgaaagtgatgacgACTCCTGATGACAAAGTCATGGACTTGTTCTTTATCACGGATACATT GGAGCTGTTACACACAAAAAAGAGACGGGATGAAACATGTGAAAGGTTGGATGCTGTTTTAGGAGACTCGTGCATTAGTTGTGAGCTTCAGTTGGCAGGACCAGAGTACGAAGCTCTTCAAAATGGGGCATCTGCTCTTACAGCCGCAGAGTCTGAGGAATTGTTTAGTTGTGAGTTATCAGAGATGGAAACCCACGCTGTAAGTCCAGATTTGACAAAGCTCAAGCAGGCCACTGTTAAGATAGACAATTCCTTGAGCCCAGGTCATACGTTGTTTCAAATACGATGTGTTGATCAAAAAGGGCTCCTTTATGACATAATGAGAACATCAAAGGACTGCGATGTGCAG ATATCTTATGGTAGATATTCTTCAAGTGTCAAAGGGTATCGTGATATCGACCTATTCACAGTTCATAAGGATGGGGGGAAAATTAAGGATCCTGAGAAACAGAATGCTCTCTGTGCTAGATTGAAGGTGGAAATGCTTCACCCGCTGAGAGTTATAATTACCAACCGCGGGCCTGATACGGAACTATTGGTTGCTAATCCTGTAGAGACCTCTGGAAAGGGAAGACCTCGTGTTTTCTATGATGTCACAATTGCTTTGAAGTTGCTTGGCATTTGCATCTTCTCG GCTGAGATCTGGAGGCATTCGACATCTGACCGTCAGTGGGAGGTATACAGATTCCTTTTGGATGACAGTTGTGAATTCCCATTGGCAAGCAGTGGCGCTAAAAATCAGATTGTAGACAGGGTGAGAAGAACATTAATGGGTTGGTGA